Proteins from a genomic interval of Nocardia sp. BMG51109:
- a CDS encoding response regulator transcription factor, whose translation MTAPLRVLVADDHTMFRSGLRAVLDSQADLDCVAEVGDGRSAVAETFRLRPDIAILDVRMPKLDGLAATESIVAAGGTHVLVLTTYDSEANLYRALRAGASGFLLKSLPPEELVTAIRIASRGDALIDPSMTKRLAARFAGSLTAPAAPPELALLTAREREVLLLVAAGHSNGEIAVHLGVGDETVKTHVSRVLAKLGVRDRIHAVVYAHRHGLTGTHPAAQ comes from the coding sequence ATGACGGCGCCGCTGCGGGTGCTGGTCGCCGACGATCACACCATGTTCCGCTCCGGCCTGCGCGCCGTGCTCGACAGCCAGGCCGACCTGGACTGCGTCGCCGAGGTCGGCGACGGGCGTTCGGCCGTGGCGGAGACGTTCCGCCTGCGGCCCGATATCGCCATTCTGGACGTGCGGATGCCGAAGCTGGACGGGCTCGCGGCCACCGAGTCCATCGTCGCCGCGGGCGGTACCCACGTGCTGGTGCTCACCACCTACGACAGCGAGGCCAACCTGTATCGCGCCCTGCGGGCCGGCGCCAGCGGCTTCCTCCTGAAGAGCCTGCCGCCGGAGGAACTGGTCACCGCGATCCGGATCGCGTCGCGCGGCGACGCCCTCATCGACCCGTCGATGACCAAGCGCCTGGCCGCGCGCTTCGCCGGCAGCCTGACCGCCCCCGCCGCCCCGCCGGAACTGGCGCTGCTCACCGCCCGCGAACGCGAGGTGCTGCTGCTGGTCGCCGCCGGGCACAGCAACGGCGAGATCGCCGTACACCTGGGCGTCGGCGACGAGACCGTGAAGACCCACGTCTCCCGTGTCCTGGCCAAACTCGGTGTGCGAGACCGCATCCACGCCGTGGTCTACGCGCACCGGCACGGCCTGACCGGCACCCACCCCGCCGCGCAATAG
- a CDS encoding sensor histidine kinase has protein sequence MDVSTSLARQSITVAVVAAAIDCVVFALSGVFDTAPWQAAVLTAAIAAADLALAAPPRTAGVVAAAQVALRLLAVLVLHRNGFPARFPDVGFLVAGYRAGAWLSGWRSLSTVAVLTAGMAAAHLLVDTGADRTPLLLLASTVSAGVVPWLVGRYNAARGAYIADLEQRARLREQEQRSALERAVGDERAAIARDLHDVISHHVSAIGIHAGAARLALTGTTAPAAARSLSAVEAGSRAAMVDLRRQLDLLHGREDEGQRQPGLDGVDELAERIRAAGLGVRVDIRGAPAELPQSLNITLYRVAQELLTNALRHGDGGDARLTVRHEPDRIVVDMVNTVAPEEPAADDTSVHSGLRGIRERAELFGGTAEFGRIPDEDVWRSSVSVPIGAA, from the coding sequence GTGGATGTGAGCACCTCGCTGGCCCGCCAGTCGATCACGGTCGCCGTGGTGGCCGCGGCGATCGACTGCGTGGTGTTCGCGCTGAGCGGGGTCTTCGACACCGCGCCCTGGCAGGCCGCCGTGCTCACGGCCGCCATCGCCGCGGCCGACCTGGCCCTGGCCGCCCCGCCCCGCACGGCCGGTGTGGTCGCCGCCGCACAGGTGGCGCTGCGGCTGCTGGCCGTCCTGGTGCTGCACCGCAACGGCTTTCCCGCCCGTTTCCCGGACGTCGGCTTCCTGGTCGCCGGATATCGCGCCGGGGCCTGGCTGTCCGGGTGGCGATCGCTGTCGACCGTGGCCGTGCTCACCGCCGGTATGGCCGCGGCGCACCTGCTGGTCGACACCGGGGCCGACCGGACTCCCCTGTTGCTGCTCGCCTCCACCGTCTCCGCCGGCGTGGTGCCCTGGCTGGTCGGCCGGTACAACGCCGCGCGCGGCGCCTATATCGCCGACCTGGAACAGCGGGCGCGGCTGCGGGAACAGGAGCAGCGATCGGCCCTCGAACGCGCGGTCGGCGACGAGCGCGCGGCCATCGCCCGGGACCTGCACGACGTGATCTCGCACCACGTCAGCGCGATCGGTATCCACGCGGGCGCGGCCCGGCTGGCACTGACCGGCACCACCGCCCCCGCCGCCGCGCGTTCCCTGTCGGCCGTGGAGGCCGGCAGCCGGGCGGCCATGGTCGACCTGCGCCGGCAGCTCGATCTCCTGCACGGCCGCGAGGACGAGGGGCAGCGCCAGCCCGGCCTGGACGGCGTCGACGAACTCGCCGAACGGATCCGCGCGGCCGGACTGGGCGTGCGCGTCGACATCCGCGGCGCACCGGCGGAACTGCCGCAGTCCCTGAACATCACGCTCTATCGCGTCGCACAGGAACTGCTGACCAACGCCCTGCGGCACGGCGACGGCGGCGACGCCCGGCTGACCGTGCGCCACGAGCCCGACCGGATCGTGGTGGACATGGTGAACACCGTGGCGCCGGAGGAGCCCGCTGCCGACGACACCTCGGTGCACAGCGGCCTGCGCGGTATCCGCGAGCGGGCCGAGTTGTTCGGCGGCACCGCCGAATTCGGCCGGATCCCGGACGAGGACGTCTGGCGCAGCAGCGTCTCCGTGCCGATCGGGGCGGCATGA
- a CDS encoding sterol desaturase family protein, with protein sequence MDGTLLVFAVPAFAVLMLVEWIAYRRDPDRPGNERSGRDTVGNVTTFALGRLAKPLLQYVVPFSAVVVAAELTPLHLSPASWWVWIVGLVVTDFCYYWAHRADHRVRLLWTSHSVHHSSTYFNLSTAIRLPWLHPVAAMLRGFAWVPAALIGLPAWMIFLLESIGLVYQFPIHTQRIGTLPRPVEFLFNTPAHHRVHHGSNQPYIDKNYGGILIVWDRMFGSFAAETEPIRYGLTKNIGTDNPLRVNYHELAGLLRDVRGARTWRGRLGYVFGPPGWTEHIGSRDGEAAPEPVAVR encoded by the coding sequence ATGGATGGGACGCTGCTGGTCTTCGCCGTACCGGCATTCGCCGTGCTCATGCTCGTGGAGTGGATCGCGTATCGGCGCGACCCGGACCGCCCGGGGAACGAGCGGTCGGGCCGCGACACCGTCGGCAATGTGACCACGTTCGCCCTGGGCCGGCTCGCGAAGCCGTTGCTGCAGTACGTGGTCCCGTTCTCGGCGGTGGTGGTCGCGGCCGAGCTGACGCCGCTGCATCTGTCGCCCGCGAGCTGGTGGGTGTGGATCGTCGGGCTCGTGGTCACCGACTTCTGTTACTACTGGGCGCACCGCGCCGACCACCGGGTCCGGCTGCTGTGGACGTCGCACAGCGTGCATCACTCCAGTACGTACTTCAATCTGTCCACCGCGATCCGCCTGCCGTGGCTGCATCCGGTGGCGGCGATGCTGCGCGGCTTCGCGTGGGTCCCGGCGGCACTGATCGGGCTGCCCGCGTGGATGATCTTCCTGCTGGAGAGCATCGGGCTGGTCTATCAGTTCCCGATCCACACCCAGCGGATCGGCACCCTGCCGCGGCCGGTCGAGTTCCTGTTCAACACCCCGGCACACCATCGCGTGCACCACGGATCGAACCAGCCTTATATCGATAAGAACTACGGCGGCATCCTCATCGTCTGGGACCGGATGTTCGGCAGCTTCGCCGCGGAGACCGAACCCATCCGCTACGGCCTGACCAAGAACATCGGCACCGACAACCCGTTGCGGGTCAACTACCACGAACTGGCCGGGCTGCTGCGCGACGTGCGCGGCGCCCGCACCTGGCGCGGCCGCCTCGGCTACGTGTTCGGCCCTCCGGGCTGGACCGAACACATCGGCAGCCGAGACGGCGAGGCCGCTCCGGAACCCGTCGCGGTGCGCTGA
- a CDS encoding DEDD exonuclease domain-containing protein codes for MAFDDLDTPLFDTTFVVVDLETTGGSPDQDAITEIGAVKVRGGVVLGEFATLVDPGRSIPPQVVQITGITAAMVRDAPRIEAVLPGFLEFAAGAVLVAHNARFDTGFLKAAAARCELAWPAFQVLCTVRLARRILARDETPTVRLSALARLLGTSTQPTHRALDDARATVDVLHALIERVGNLGVHSLTELVDYLPEVSRRQRSKRFLAADLPTAPGVYLFRGPSEEVLYVGTAVNLRRRVRSYFTGSETRTRMREMVALATRVDHVQCAHGLEAGVRELRLLVAHTPPYNRRSKFPKRAWWLTLSAESFPRFAITRTPTWDALGPFGSRTDAAEVAATVAEYCGLRTCTTRIPRHGRHGADCPPAAVGGCPASADGRLRDADEYAVAPRAARDLFTGRSDIPLRTIRDRIDEYATEEHFEAAAHLRDRLAVIVRALRRTQRLAAVARIDELVAAHPDGSGGWEFAVIRYGRLAAAGTAARGIAPMPVVDSLVASAETVLPTKLETGTGRSRPDPFADRRYPPLRGASAEETALIARWLEQTGTRIVRTTDSYHEPRLGAGPWLSWLDRAESATRTESSAPDRIAHN; via the coding sequence CTGGCCTTCGACGATCTCGACACGCCGCTGTTCGACACCACCTTCGTCGTGGTCGACCTGGAGACCACCGGCGGGAGCCCGGATCAGGACGCGATCACCGAGATCGGCGCGGTGAAAGTGCGCGGCGGCGTGGTGCTCGGCGAGTTCGCCACCCTGGTCGACCCGGGCCGCTCGATTCCGCCGCAGGTCGTCCAGATCACCGGGATCACCGCGGCGATGGTGCGCGACGCGCCGCGGATCGAGGCGGTGCTGCCGGGATTCCTGGAGTTCGCCGCGGGTGCGGTCCTGGTCGCCCACAACGCCCGCTTCGACACCGGTTTCCTGAAGGCGGCCGCCGCCCGCTGCGAGCTGGCGTGGCCCGCGTTCCAGGTGCTGTGCACGGTGCGGCTGGCCCGCCGGATCCTGGCGCGCGACGAGACCCCGACCGTGCGGCTCTCGGCGCTGGCCCGACTGCTGGGCACGAGCACCCAGCCGACGCATCGCGCGCTGGACGACGCCCGCGCCACCGTCGACGTGCTGCACGCGCTGATCGAACGGGTCGGCAATCTCGGCGTGCACAGCCTCACCGAACTGGTCGACTATCTGCCCGAGGTGAGCCGCCGGCAGCGGTCCAAGCGGTTCCTGGCCGCCGACCTGCCGACCGCGCCCGGGGTGTATCTGTTCCGCGGCCCGTCCGAGGAGGTGCTCTATGTCGGCACCGCGGTGAATCTGCGCCGCCGGGTGCGCAGCTACTTCACCGGATCCGAGACCCGCACGCGGATGCGGGAAATGGTGGCCCTGGCGACCCGGGTGGACCATGTGCAATGCGCACACGGGCTGGAGGCCGGTGTGCGCGAGTTGCGATTGCTGGTGGCGCACACGCCGCCCTACAACCGGCGTTCGAAGTTTCCCAAGCGGGCGTGGTGGCTCACGTTGTCCGCCGAGTCCTTCCCCCGGTTCGCGATCACCCGCACGCCGACCTGGGACGCGTTGGGCCCGTTCGGTTCTCGCACCGACGCGGCCGAGGTCGCCGCCACCGTCGCCGAGTACTGCGGGCTGCGCACCTGCACCACGCGCATCCCCCGGCACGGGCGGCACGGGGCCGACTGCCCGCCCGCCGCGGTCGGCGGCTGCCCGGCGAGCGCCGACGGACGGCTGCGCGACGCCGACGAATACGCGGTAGCGCCGCGCGCCGCCCGCGACCTGTTCACCGGCCGCAGCGACATACCGCTGCGCACCATCCGCGATCGGATCGACGAGTACGCCACCGAGGAACATTTCGAGGCGGCAGCCCACCTCCGCGATCGTCTGGCCGTGATCGTGCGAGCACTGCGCCGGACCCAGCGGCTGGCGGCCGTAGCCCGCATCGACGAACTGGTGGCCGCCCACCCCGACGGCTCCGGCGGCTGGGAATTCGCGGTGATCCGCTACGGCCGGTTGGCCGCCGCGGGGACGGCCGCTCGTGGCATCGCCCCCATGCCAGTTGTCGACTCCCTCGTAGCCTCCGCCGAAACCGTCCTCCCCACGAAACTGGAGACTGGCACCGGACGGTCGCGGCCCGACCCGTTCGCCGATCGGCGCTACCCCCCGTTACGGGGTGCCTCGGCGGAGGAGACGGCCCTCATCGCACGCTGGCTCGAACAAACCGGCACCCGCATCGTCCGCACCACCGACAGCTACCACGAACCCCGGCTCGGCGCCGGGCCCTGGCTGTCCTGGCTGGACCGCGCCGAATCCGCCACCCGAACGGAATCCTCGGCGCCGGACCGCATCGCACACAACTGA
- a CDS encoding C40 family peptidase → MAIKRQVVAAGAVGAATLSALLLPAATASAAPVTVPGVGSFDVPNEVLAQIPPGAIPPGVLPPGVEIPGVTPPPPAAPGPSTGQRAADAALSRVGTPYSYGATGPDAFDCSGLVQWSYQQAGVDLPRTSYAQLDSGTPVSSDDLQPGDVVSFYGGGHSGLYVGDGNIVHASTAGQPVSVAPISSMPLSGARRY, encoded by the coding sequence ATGGCGATCAAGCGACAGGTCGTTGCGGCCGGAGCCGTCGGAGCTGCCACCCTCAGCGCGCTGCTGCTGCCCGCCGCGACCGCGTCGGCGGCGCCGGTCACCGTTCCGGGTGTCGGCAGCTTCGATGTGCCGAACGAGGTTCTGGCGCAGATTCCTCCGGGCGCCATCCCGCCGGGCGTGCTGCCCCCGGGCGTCGAGATCCCGGGCGTGACCCCGCCGCCGCCCGCCGCCCCCGGGCCGTCGACCGGCCAGCGCGCCGCCGACGCGGCGCTGAGCCGGGTCGGCACGCCCTACTCGTACGGCGCCACCGGTCCGGACGCCTTCGACTGCTCCGGCCTCGTGCAGTGGTCCTATCAGCAGGCGGGCGTGGACCTGCCGCGCACCAGCTACGCGCAGCTCGACTCCGGTACGCCGGTGTCCTCGGACGATCTGCAGCCGGGCGACGTGGTGTCGTTCTACGGCGGCGGCCACTCCGGCCTGTACGTGGGCGACGGCAACATCGTGCACGCCTCCACCGCCGGTCAGCCGGTATCCGTCGCGCCGATCTCCTCGATGCCGCTGAGCGGCGCGCGCCGCTACTGA
- a CDS encoding C40 family peptidase: MTEHRSNRTGRLVGGSLAVGVLVFGACTGGGAVADPIAQPTSASDAVQKLLDMSHQAEQLNQQALAAQSDLEVKQAAAGDADTKLSGATAAVDAARAEVRKYQPAIDRTAVAAYQGARTNRLFSVLVSNSPQQLLDQMSTLDVMTAQTAQQVAQYKTATDAAAAAESAARTASDAARTAAQQADAVRAGLERKRADLQGSIAQVIGAWGQLSAGDKASLSGTLFPPGFDRDRLLNGLVPGSGTSALAAGLTRVGDPYVWGATGPDRFDCSGLVQWAFHQVGINLPRTSEAQANVGTRVSRGDLQPGDVVFFYSDASHVGIYAGNGLMLHASTFGVPVAVAPMDSTPFHSARRYWMGMS; encoded by the coding sequence GTGACTGAGCACCGCAGCAACCGAACGGGCCGCCTGGTGGGCGGGTCACTGGCGGTAGGAGTCCTCGTGTTCGGGGCCTGCACCGGCGGCGGCGCCGTCGCCGACCCGATCGCCCAGCCGACCAGCGCGAGCGATGCCGTGCAGAAGCTGCTCGACATGTCGCACCAGGCCGAGCAGCTCAACCAGCAGGCGCTCGCCGCCCAGTCCGATCTCGAGGTCAAGCAGGCCGCCGCCGGCGATGCCGACACCAAGCTGTCGGGTGCCACCGCGGCCGTGGACGCCGCCCGTGCCGAGGTCCGCAAGTATCAGCCCGCCATCGACCGCACCGCCGTCGCCGCCTATCAGGGCGCGCGGACCAACCGGTTGTTCTCGGTGCTGGTCAGCAACTCGCCGCAGCAGTTGCTGGACCAGATGTCGACGCTGGACGTGATGACGGCGCAGACCGCCCAGCAGGTCGCGCAGTACAAGACCGCCACCGATGCCGCCGCCGCGGCCGAGTCGGCCGCCCGCACCGCCTCCGACGCCGCCCGCACCGCCGCGCAGCAGGCCGATGCGGTACGTGCCGGTCTGGAGCGCAAGCGCGCCGATCTCCAGGGTTCGATCGCGCAGGTCATCGGGGCATGGGGGCAGCTGTCGGCGGGGGACAAGGCGTCGTTGTCGGGCACGTTGTTCCCGCCCGGCTTCGACCGGGACCGGCTGCTGAACGGCCTGGTTCCCGGCAGTGGCACGAGTGCGCTGGCCGCGGGGCTCACCCGGGTCGGCGATCCGTACGTGTGGGGCGCCACGGGCCCGGATCGGTTCGACTGTTCCGGGCTGGTGCAATGGGCGTTCCACCAGGTCGGCATCAACCTGCCGCGCACCAGTGAGGCGCAGGCCAATGTCGGCACGCGGGTGAGCAGGGGCGACCTGCAGCCCGGCGATGTGGTTTTCTTCTATTCCGACGCCTCGCACGTGGGTATCTACGCGGGGAACGGTCTGATGTTGCACGCCTCGACCTTCGGCGTTCCGGTCGCGGTGGCTCCGATGGACTCGACCCCGTTCCACTCCGCGCGGCGATACTGGATGGGCATGTCGTAA
- a CDS encoding glycosyltransferase family 4 protein, producing MARTLLVTNDFPPRPGGIQAYVHALARQLPPDELVVYAPRWRGDSHLRFDAEQPFQVVRHPTTLMLPTPLVLRRAAKLLRDERCETVWFGAAAPLALMSPLLRRAGARRIVASTHGHEVGWSMLPAARQSLRSIGDHTDVITYVSKYTRRRFAAAFGPQAALEYLPPGVDTEEFRPDPAAREELRARYGLGDRPTILCLSRLVPRKGQDTLILAMREIKERVDGAALVIAGGGPYEEKLRGLVQALGLTDDVVFTGRVPAAELAAHHTLADVFAMPCRTRGAGLDVEGLGIVYLEASATGVPVVAGNSGGAPETVREGKTGHVVDGRCQSQIADTLVTLLSDRDAAARMGAAGRAWVEEQWRWDTLGARLRTLLHASMRSNHR from the coding sequence ATGGCGCGCACCCTGCTGGTCACCAACGACTTTCCACCGCGGCCGGGTGGCATCCAAGCGTATGTGCACGCGCTGGCGCGGCAGCTGCCGCCGGACGAACTGGTGGTGTACGCGCCGCGCTGGCGGGGCGACAGCCATCTGCGGTTCGATGCCGAGCAACCGTTCCAGGTGGTCCGGCACCCGACGACGCTGATGCTGCCGACCCCGCTGGTGCTGCGGCGGGCGGCCAAGCTGCTGCGTGACGAGCGGTGCGAGACGGTGTGGTTCGGCGCCGCCGCGCCGCTGGCGCTGATGTCGCCGCTGCTGCGGCGCGCCGGTGCGCGGCGGATCGTGGCCAGTACGCACGGGCACGAGGTGGGCTGGTCGATGCTGCCGGCGGCGCGGCAGTCGCTGCGGTCGATCGGCGATCACACCGACGTGATCACCTACGTCAGCAAGTACACCCGGCGGCGGTTCGCCGCCGCGTTCGGTCCGCAGGCGGCCCTGGAGTACCTGCCGCCCGGCGTCGACACCGAGGAGTTCCGCCCGGATCCGGCTGCGCGCGAAGAACTTCGGGCCCGCTACGGGCTGGGCGACCGGCCCACCATCCTGTGCCTGTCGCGCTTGGTCCCGCGCAAGGGTCAGGACACGCTGATCCTCGCGATGCGGGAGATCAAGGAGCGGGTCGACGGCGCGGCGCTGGTGATCGCCGGCGGCGGGCCCTACGAGGAGAAGCTGCGCGGGCTGGTGCAGGCGCTCGGCCTCACCGACGACGTGGTGTTCACCGGCCGGGTGCCGGCCGCGGAACTGGCCGCGCACCACACCCTCGCCGACGTGTTCGCCATGCCGTGCCGCACCCGCGGCGCCGGGCTGGACGTGGAGGGCCTGGGCATCGTCTACCTCGAGGCCTCGGCGACCGGGGTGCCGGTGGTGGCCGGGAATTCCGGTGGCGCACCGGAAACCGTGCGGGAGGGCAAGACCGGCCACGTGGTCGACGGTCGTTGCCAGAGCCAGATCGCCGACACCCTCGTCACGCTGCTGTCCGATCGGGACGCCGCGGCCCGGATGGGTGCGGCGGGCCGGGCCTGGGTCGAGGAACAGTGGCGCTGGGATACGCTCGGCGCCCGCCTGCGCACGCTGCTGCACGCGAGCATGCGATCGAACCATCGGTGA
- a CDS encoding SRPBCC family protein: MADRTQRSIIVDAPSDRVMAVIADLESYPEWVSAARSVEVLDKLADGRARTARFVLDAGVVKDTYVLSYLWRADGKAVSWQLVSGELQKAQDGTYELIDQPDGTTQVVYELTVDLTIPMIGMFKRKAEKVITDTALKELKKRVEG, from the coding sequence ATGGCCGACCGGACCCAGAGGTCGATCATCGTCGATGCCCCGTCGGATCGGGTGATGGCCGTCATCGCCGATCTGGAGTCGTATCCGGAGTGGGTGTCGGCGGCGCGGTCGGTCGAGGTGCTCGACAAACTCGCCGACGGCCGGGCCCGGACCGCCCGGTTCGTGCTGGACGCGGGCGTCGTCAAGGACACCTACGTGCTGTCCTACCTCTGGCGGGCCGACGGCAAGGCGGTGAGCTGGCAGCTGGTCAGCGGCGAATTGCAGAAGGCCCAGGACGGCACCTACGAGCTGATCGACCAGCCGGACGGCACCACCCAGGTCGTCTACGAGCTGACCGTGGACCTGACGATCCCGATGATCGGCATGTTCAAACGCAAGGCCGAGAAGGTCATCACCGATACCGCGCTGAAGGAACTCAAGAAGCGGGTCGAAGGCTGA
- a CDS encoding ArsA family ATPase has translation MAADRAAGRTRLELFIGKGGVGKTTLACATAMAHTRSGARVLIASLDQAHSLGDALGFRFPHDPGTVTGVASVLPGLDVIEIDSLELLEDRFRDVLRTLGGGGHEHGIDLAALDPAELTGLPGVQELLMLTEIAGFAAEDDWDVIVVDCPPSADMLRIVTAPETLLGYLDRMWPAHARALSATGRDLRRAVLATTAERIATAVAGVRDLLADPERTGARLITGAERVALAETARVRSAAALLGLRLDEVIVNKVLPPAPPADSAHPAVRWYLDRRAEQLEVIEELRRRADVPVSVAHHSGPEPIGITPLTELSYAVDSRGSRATSPADPMLGGEVTTGGTDPGEVRLGEPVVRWESGSGPRSVFTLRMRLPVADPATLRLGRVEDDLIVGADGVRRRMRLAPVLRRCTVDGAEFEGDQLVVRFRPDPGVWPR, from the coding sequence GTGGCGGCGGATCGTGCGGCGGGCCGGACCCGCTTGGAGTTGTTCATCGGCAAGGGCGGGGTCGGCAAGACGACGCTGGCCTGCGCAACGGCCATGGCGCACACCAGATCCGGCGCCCGGGTGCTGATCGCCTCGCTGGATCAGGCGCATTCGCTCGGCGACGCGCTCGGCTTCCGCTTCCCGCACGATCCGGGCACCGTGACCGGCGTGGCGTCGGTGCTGCCCGGCCTGGACGTCATCGAGATCGATTCGCTGGAACTGCTGGAGGACCGCTTCCGCGACGTGCTGCGCACGCTCGGCGGTGGCGGCCACGAACACGGCATCGACCTGGCCGCCCTGGATCCGGCCGAGCTGACCGGGCTGCCGGGCGTGCAGGAACTGCTGATGCTCACCGAGATCGCCGGTTTCGCGGCCGAGGACGACTGGGACGTGATCGTCGTCGACTGCCCGCCCTCGGCGGACATGCTGCGCATCGTGACCGCGCCGGAAACCCTGCTGGGCTATCTGGACCGGATGTGGCCGGCGCACGCCCGCGCCCTGAGCGCGACCGGACGGGACCTGCGGCGCGCGGTGCTGGCGACGACGGCCGAACGCATCGCCACCGCCGTCGCGGGGGTCCGTGACCTGCTGGCCGACCCCGAACGCACCGGCGCGCGGCTGATCACCGGCGCCGAGCGGGTGGCGCTGGCCGAGACGGCGCGGGTGCGGTCGGCGGCGGCGCTGCTGGGTCTGCGGCTGGACGAGGTGATCGTCAACAAGGTGTTGCCCCCGGCACCGCCCGCGGATTCGGCCCATCCGGCCGTCCGGTGGTATCTCGACCGGCGCGCCGAGCAGCTGGAGGTGATCGAGGAACTGCGGCGCCGGGCGGACGTGCCGGTGTCGGTGGCCCACCACAGCGGACCGGAGCCGATCGGCATCACCCCGCTGACCGAACTGTCCTATGCGGTGGATTCGCGCGGGAGCCGGGCAACGTCACCGGCAGACCCTATGCTGGGCGGCGAGGTGACCACCGGCGGCACGGACCCCGGCGAGGTCCGGCTCGGCGAGCCGGTGGTCCGGTGGGAGTCGGGGAGCGGGCCGCGGTCGGTGTTCACGCTGCGGATGCGATTGCCCGTGGCCGACCCGGCGACGCTGCGGCTGGGACGAGTGGAGGACGATTTGATCGTGGGAGCGGACGGAGTGCGGCGCCGGATGCGCCTGGCACCGGTGTTGCGGCGATGCACGGTCGACGGCGCCGAATTCGAGGGCGATCAGCTCGTCGTGCGCTTCCGCCCCGATCCCGGGGTGTGGCCGCGATGA
- a CDS encoding ROK family protein, with the protein MTTRIGREAPLTVGIDVGGTNIRASVVDGAGEVLDTVQAPTPHSERALEDGLARAVRELRARHTIGAVGLAVAGFVDETRSSVRFAPHLPWQDSPVAERLAELLGLPVILEHDANAAMWAEYRFGAAAGAHNGVLVAIGTGIGAALLVEGRLYRGSYGVAPELGHLQVVPDGRACPCGKRGCWERYCSGTALVDTAIEMLATDPIHSTILSREVVSDPGALTGRRVAGAAQDGDPVASRVMAEFARWLGLGLAFVGDIFDPDLVVIAGGVSSSAPLFLDDAREHYAAAVTGARHRPLARIRTTQLGEAAGMVGAAELARSALEPSGDRGSRTGTRRGAKPAPADSGTGAGRPSGAGGRAGARR; encoded by the coding sequence ATGACGACACGCATCGGGCGGGAGGCGCCGCTGACCGTCGGCATCGATGTCGGCGGCACCAACATTCGGGCGTCCGTGGTCGACGGCGCCGGCGAGGTGCTCGACACCGTGCAGGCGCCGACCCCGCATTCGGAGCGGGCACTGGAGGACGGGCTCGCCCGCGCCGTACGCGAACTGCGGGCGCGGCACACCATCGGGGCGGTCGGCCTGGCGGTGGCCGGATTCGTCGACGAGACCCGGTCGTCGGTGCGGTTCGCCCCGCATCTGCCGTGGCAGGACAGCCCGGTGGCGGAGCGGCTCGCCGAGTTGCTCGGGCTGCCGGTGATCCTCGAGCACGACGCCAATGCGGCGATGTGGGCGGAGTACCGGTTCGGCGCGGCCGCCGGCGCGCACAACGGCGTGCTGGTGGCGATCGGCACGGGGATCGGGGCGGCGCTGCTGGTCGAGGGCCGGCTGTATCGCGGAAGTTACGGTGTCGCACCGGAACTGGGTCATCTCCAGGTGGTGCCGGACGGCCGGGCCTGTCCGTGCGGCAAGCGCGGGTGCTGGGAACGGTATTGCAGCGGAACGGCTCTGGTGGATACCGCGATCGAGATGCTGGCGACCGATCCGATCCACTCGACCATCCTGTCGCGCGAGGTGGTCTCCGATCCGGGCGCGCTGACCGGGCGCCGGGTGGCGGGCGCCGCGCAGGACGGCGATCCGGTGGCGTCGCGGGTGATGGCCGAGTTCGCCCGCTGGCTGGGCCTGGGCCTGGCGTTCGTCGGTGACATCTTCGACCCGGATCTGGTCGTGATCGCCGGCGGGGTGAGTTCGTCGGCGCCGCTGTTCCTCGACGACGCCCGCGAGCACTACGCGGCCGCCGTCACCGGCGCCCGGCACCGGCCGCTGGCCCGCATCCGCACCACCCAGCTGGGCGAGGCGGCGGGCATGGTCGGCGCGGCGGAGCTGGCGCGGTCGGCGCTCGAACCGTCCGGCGACCGGGGCTCCCGCACCGGGACGCGGCGCGGCGCGAAGCCGGCGCCGGCCGATTCGGGCACCGGGGCGGGCCGTCCGTCCGGCGCCGGCGGCAGGGCCGGGGCCCGGCGGTGA